In Halococcus agarilyticus, a single window of DNA contains:
- a CDS encoding ATP-NAD kinase family protein, producing MRRVGFVVNPIAGMGGRVGLKGTDGKVEEARDRGAEPRAPGRARDALASLATHAADAGETIELLAAGGEMGASIVRDAGLDFECEVVTDPPTETSAADTREAVRRFVEHVPPAAERNGRAAEPRDEGVDLVLFVGGDGTAVDVAETLEDRESDIPILGVPAGVKIYSSVFAVSPRAAGRIAATFDDTESREVNDIDEDAYREGEVHTELRAIAQVPIAEEVQSSKQLGGGTVETLAAGVASDVEPGTTYVLGPGSTVGAIERELGFEGTPLGVDVWRADPAGPEAGEWPTGEVLARDASADEILDVLGERAVIVVSPIGGQGFVFGRGNQQLSPDVLRRSEIEIVASRRKLDDIGVLRVDTGDRDLDDELRGWRKVRIGRVERRLLKVV from the coding sequence ATGCGACGAGTCGGCTTCGTGGTGAACCCCATCGCCGGGATGGGGGGCCGCGTCGGACTGAAGGGAACCGACGGCAAGGTCGAGGAGGCACGGGATCGGGGTGCGGAACCGCGCGCGCCAGGCCGCGCCCGCGACGCGCTCGCATCGCTCGCGACCCACGCGGCAGACGCGGGCGAGACGATCGAACTCCTCGCTGCCGGCGGCGAGATGGGCGCGTCGATCGTCCGCGACGCCGGCCTCGATTTCGAGTGCGAGGTCGTGACCGATCCTCCCACGGAGACGAGCGCCGCCGACACCCGCGAGGCCGTCCGCCGGTTCGTCGAGCACGTTCCGCCGGCGGCGGAACGGAACGGTCGAGCGGCGGAGCCGCGAGACGAAGGGGTCGACCTCGTCCTGTTCGTCGGCGGCGACGGCACCGCGGTCGACGTCGCCGAGACGCTCGAAGATCGGGAGAGTGACATCCCGATTCTGGGGGTGCCGGCCGGCGTCAAGATCTACTCCTCAGTCTTTGCGGTCTCGCCCCGCGCGGCCGGCCGGATCGCGGCGACGTTCGACGACACCGAGTCCCGCGAAGTGAACGACATCGACGAGGACGCCTACCGCGAGGGCGAGGTCCACACCGAGCTTCGGGCGATCGCCCAAGTTCCGATCGCCGAGGAGGTCCAATCGAGCAAACAGCTCGGCGGCGGTACCGTCGAAACGCTCGCGGCGGGGGTCGCGAGCGATGTAGAGCCGGGGACGACGTACGTCCTCGGCCCCGGCAGCACCGTCGGCGCGATCGAGCGCGAACTCGGGTTCGAGGGAACGCCGCTCGGTGTCGACGTCTGGCGTGCGGACCCGGCGGGGCCGGAGGCAGGCGAGTGGCCGACCGGCGAGGTGCTCGCCCGCGACGCGAGCGCCGACGAGATCCTCGACGTGCTCGGCGAGCGCGCAGTGATAGTCGTCTCGCCGATCGGCGGCCAGGGGTTCGTCTTCGGCCGGGGCAACCAGCAGCTCTCGCCGGACGTGCTCCGCCGCTCCGAAATCGAGATCGTGGCCTCGCGGCGCAAGCTCGACGACATCGGCGTGCTGCGGGTCGACACCGGGGACCGGGACCTCGACGACGAACTCCGGGGCTGGCGGAAGGTCAGGATCGGGCGGGTCGAGCGCCGGCTGCTGAAGGTGGTGTAG
- a CDS encoding sulfurtransferase TusA family protein, translating to MSDEHDTAETLDVKGENCPMPVIETKQAVDELESEEVLEVLATDAGSTSDIKGWAGSTTGVELVDQTDDGDVYKHYVRKTA from the coding sequence ATGAGCGACGAACACGATACTGCCGAGACGCTCGACGTCAAAGGTGAGAACTGCCCCATGCCGGTCATCGAGACCAAGCAGGCGGTCGACGAGTTGGAGAGCGAGGAGGTGCTCGAAGTGCTCGCGACCGATGCTGGGAGCACGAGCGACATCAAGGGATGGGCCGGCTCGACCACGGGCGTCGAACTGGTCGATCAGACCGACGACGGGGACGTGTACAAACACTACGTCCGGAAGACCGCATGA
- a CDS encoding phosphate signaling complex PhoU family protein, which translates to MVETRKVQRLGPSTLAMTLPAEWASAHDVEKGDEVSLRTSGKGTLTVMSESAQTEESKATIHAENLDAAAVERAIVAQYVLGRRVIHVEVAEGTLDSEHINAVYNAETQLMGLGVIEETPERIAIRCSVDPEDFTLDNLLERLESTGSTMREEAVKALALGNPDFAQRALNRERQANKIFVLLLRLIFTAYQNPNLARAVGLDDGFPLVGYRAIAKNLELTADNAEDIADIAMEAPGHKLDVDDATVRRIREFTDQVDEISALAVQAAVERDFECTIEVRRLFAEINDRESEILDDLPEMDNESLLRVREVLVSLAKTAEYAVRNAEIATNLALNEESEHTTIL; encoded by the coding sequence ATGGTTGAGACGCGGAAGGTCCAGCGGTTGGGCCCCTCGACGCTGGCGATGACGCTGCCCGCGGAGTGGGCGTCGGCACACGACGTCGAGAAGGGCGACGAGGTGTCCCTCCGGACGAGCGGCAAGGGAACCCTCACGGTGATGTCCGAGTCGGCACAGACCGAGGAGTCGAAGGCGACGATCCACGCAGAGAACCTCGACGCGGCCGCGGTCGAACGCGCGATCGTCGCCCAGTACGTCCTCGGTCGGCGAGTGATCCACGTCGAGGTCGCGGAGGGCACGCTCGACTCCGAACACATCAACGCGGTCTACAACGCCGAAACCCAGCTGATGGGCCTCGGCGTGATCGAGGAGACCCCCGAACGCATCGCGATCCGGTGCTCGGTCGATCCCGAGGACTTCACGCTCGACAACCTCCTCGAGCGGCTCGAATCGACGGGATCGACGATGCGCGAGGAGGCCGTGAAGGCGCTCGCGCTCGGCAACCCCGACTTCGCCCAGCGCGCGCTGAATCGCGAGCGCCAGGCCAACAAGATCTTCGTCCTCCTCCTCCGGCTGATCTTCACCGCCTACCAGAACCCCAATCTCGCGCGGGCGGTGGGGCTCGACGATGGCTTCCCGCTCGTGGGCTATCGCGCGATCGCGAAGAACCTCGAACTCACCGCGGACAACGCCGAGGACATCGCGGACATCGCGATGGAGGCCCCGGGTCACAAGCTCGACGTCGACGACGCGACGGTGCGGCGCATCCGGGAGTTCACCGATCAGGTCGACGAGATCTCCGCGCTCGCGGTCCAGGCGGCAGTCGAACGCGACTTCGAGTGCACGATCGAGGTCCGGCGGCTGTTCGCCGAGATCAACGACCGCGAGAGCGAGATCCTCGACGACCTGCCCGAGATGGACAACGAGAGCCTGCTCCGGGTGCGCGAAGTGCTCGTCAGCCTCGCCAAGACCGCGGAGTACGCCGTCCGGAACGCCGAGATCGCGACCAACCTCGCGCTCAACGAGGAATCGGAACACACCACGATCCTGTAG
- a CDS encoding DsrE/DsrF/DrsH-like family protein — protein MSTETRSTAGESIEDVASLEARIEELEAELAEMRADENDQQMVIIATKGTLDMAYPPLILASTAAAFGWDVTVFHTFWGLEILHEEHSGELQLSSVGNPNMPIPNVIGALPGMDRAISKMMERRIADNDVATVEELVETALDSGVELQACQMTIDLLDYDEADFYDGIETGVGAASAFQRMTDADIQLLV, from the coding sequence ATGAGCACGGAGACCCGATCCACCGCTGGCGAGTCGATCGAGGACGTTGCAAGCCTCGAAGCTCGCATCGAGGAGCTCGAAGCCGAACTTGCCGAGATGCGCGCCGACGAGAACGACCAGCAGATGGTCATCATCGCCACGAAAGGCACTCTCGACATGGCGTACCCACCGTTGATCCTCGCCTCGACGGCCGCGGCCTTCGGCTGGGACGTGACGGTTTTTCACACGTTCTGGGGCCTCGAAATCCTCCACGAGGAGCATTCCGGGGAGCTTCAGTTGAGCTCGGTCGGCAATCCGAACATGCCGATCCCGAACGTGATCGGTGCGCTGCCCGGCATGGATCGTGCGATTTCGAAGATGATGGAGCGACGCATCGCCGACAACGACGTCGCGACCGTCGAGGAACTCGTCGAGACTGCCCTCGACAGCGGCGTCGAGTTGCAGGCCTGCCAGATGACGATCGATCTGCTGGACTACGATGAAGCCGACTTCTACGACGGCATCGAGACGGGTGTTGGCGCGGCGAGCGCCTTCCAGCGTATGACCGACGCCGACATCCAACTTCTCGTCTGA
- a CDS encoding DUF2270 domain-containing protein gives MSDDTPFDPTGEVERHIGRGMFEEGMGPGSSMAHLYRGEVHRMKFWRERLDRTTNWAITIMAAILTWAFTGNNPHYIVLIGLAMITVFLVIEARRYRGYDLWRSRVRLMQENVFANALDASKDISDPHWRRELSEDYRQPKIKISFEEALAHRLRRVYLPLMAVLLVAWFIRITAFMQATGWPASAAIGAIPGVVVTGLVAAFFVAATVVACRPRTWKANGELRLTDVDVWGDTEQ, from the coding sequence GTGAGCGACGACACACCCTTCGATCCAACCGGAGAGGTCGAGCGCCACATCGGTCGCGGGATGTTCGAGGAGGGGATGGGTCCCGGCTCGTCGATGGCCCATCTCTACCGCGGCGAGGTCCACCGGATGAAGTTCTGGCGCGAGCGCCTCGATCGAACGACCAACTGGGCCATCACGATCATGGCAGCGATCCTGACGTGGGCGTTCACGGGCAACAATCCCCACTACATCGTGCTGATCGGGCTGGCGATGATCACGGTCTTCCTCGTGATCGAGGCCCGTCGATACCGTGGCTACGACCTCTGGCGGTCGCGCGTGCGACTGATGCAGGAGAACGTCTTCGCGAACGCGCTCGATGCGTCCAAAGATATCAGTGACCCCCACTGGCGACGCGAGCTGAGCGAGGACTACCGCCAGCCGAAGATCAAGATCAGCTTCGAGGAGGCGCTCGCCCATCGCCTGCGCCGCGTATATCTGCCACTCATGGCCGTGCTCCTCGTCGCCTGGTTTATCCGGATCACTGCCTTCATGCAGGCAACCGGGTGGCCGGCGAGTGCCGCGATCGGTGCCATTCCCGGGGTCGTCGTAACCGGACTCGTCGCCGCGTTCTTCGTCGCTGCAACCGTAGTCGCCTGCCGACCGCGGACGTGGAAGGCGAACGGGGAGCTCCGACTGACCGACGTCGATGTCTGGGGCGACACCGAACAGTGA
- a CDS encoding DUF302 domain-containing protein: MTLPIDPTQLDEDDIGVKRTTLEMSHEEAIEHVRAVFTDAGFGIPVEFSPSDLLNEKVDADRDPYYVLGACNPAIADRALDATDKRMGGLFPCNVVVWEEEPGVQTVYHVSIMRIARLVGVAPDDDAMADIIEDTGELADEAFEAL; the protein is encoded by the coding sequence ATGACGCTCCCCATCGACCCGACCCAGCTGGACGAAGACGATATCGGTGTGAAACGAACGACCCTAGAGATGAGCCACGAGGAGGCGATCGAGCACGTCAGAGCGGTGTTCACCGACGCTGGGTTCGGCATCCCCGTCGAGTTCTCGCCGTCGGATCTCCTCAACGAGAAGGTCGACGCCGACCGTGATCCCTACTACGTGCTGGGTGCGTGCAACCCCGCGATCGCCGACCGCGCGCTCGATGCCACCGATAAGCGAATGGGTGGCCTCTTCCCCTGCAACGTCGTCGTCTGGGAGGAGGAACCCGGCGTGCAGACCGTCTACCACGTTTCGATCATGCGGATCGCCCGACTCGTCGGAGTAGCACCGGACGACGACGCGATGGCCGACATCATCGAGGACACCGGCGAGCTCGCCGACGAGGCGTTCGAGGCGCTCTGA
- a CDS encoding MBL fold metallo-hydrolase — protein sequence MFETITARELADTQDAGVDDFTLIDTRPADSYESWRVPGAVNVPFGPTETLGVDQRETIASLADGKRIVTICGKGATSTILAAELDANEFDDVAVVTGGMREWNSLYETVRVDTTSDDLVIVQFQRRAKGCLSYLVGSKRAGEAVVVDPTRHTDQYVTTAAEHGMAITHVLDTHVHADHLSGGRTLATRLGVPYRLGERAAERDLDYEFEPLADGATITVGDTGIETLGAPGHTTEMVAYRVGDDAVLTGDSLFLDSIGRTELEFGDEGAEDGAEMQYETLHDTLLELPTELTVLPGHVTVNSDGTYENGTPGKLVGRSLDEVRDRLDLVDLDRAAFVEQMVENVPEKPDNYETVIAINRGVESVESARAATMLETGANNCAA from the coding sequence ATGTTCGAGACGATCACTGCCAGAGAACTCGCTGACACACAGGATGCAGGTGTGGACGATTTCACACTCATCGACACGCGTCCGGCGGACAGCTACGAGTCGTGGCGTGTGCCGGGTGCGGTGAACGTCCCGTTCGGGCCGACGGAGACGCTGGGGGTGGACCAGCGCGAGACGATCGCGTCGTTGGCGGACGGTAAGCGGATCGTCACGATCTGCGGGAAGGGTGCGACGTCGACGATCCTTGCCGCCGAACTCGACGCCAACGAGTTCGACGACGTTGCGGTCGTGACAGGGGGAATGCGCGAGTGGAACTCGCTGTACGAGACCGTCCGCGTGGACACCACGAGCGACGATCTCGTGATCGTGCAGTTCCAGCGTCGGGCGAAGGGCTGTCTCTCCTATCTCGTCGGCTCGAAACGCGCGGGCGAGGCGGTCGTCGTCGACCCCACGCGACACACCGACCAGTACGTGACCACCGCCGCCGAGCACGGGATGGCGATCACCCACGTTCTCGATACCCACGTCCACGCCGACCATCTCTCCGGCGGGCGGACGCTCGCGACACGACTCGGTGTCCCCTATCGTCTCGGCGAACGCGCGGCCGAGCGCGACCTCGATTACGAGTTCGAACCGCTGGCCGACGGTGCGACGATCACGGTCGGCGATACTGGGATCGAGACCCTCGGCGCGCCCGGTCACACCACCGAGATGGTCGCGTATCGTGTCGGCGACGACGCCGTGCTCACCGGGGATAGCCTGTTTCTCGATTCGATCGGTCGCACGGAGCTCGAGTTCGGCGACGAGGGGGCCGAGGACGGTGCGGAGATGCAGTACGAGACGCTTCACGACACGCTGCTCGAACTCCCCACAGAACTCACCGTCCTACCGGGCCACGTCACCGTGAACAGCGACGGTACCTACGAGAACGGAACCCCAGGGAAACTCGTCGGACGTTCCCTCGACGAGGTGCGGGATCGACTCGACCTCGTCGACCTCGACCGGGCGGCGTTCGTCGAACAGATGGTCGAGAACGTCCCCGAGAAGCCCGACAACTACGAGACGGTGATCGCGATCAATCGTGGTGTCGAGAGCGTCGAGAGTGCGCGTGCGGCGACGATGCTCGAAACGGGCGCGAACAACTGCGCGGCCTGA
- a CDS encoding SdpI family protein, which translates to MRYRRPRAVGVAAIVLAGLASAAVYPELPARMATHWGASGEVDGTMSRLVGAFFLPVFSIGVYAVLLVAPRLDPDDQNIESFRGAYEWFAAGMMWFLGYVHGLTLLWNLGVQPPIGAALAPGLAAVLYASGLLVERAEPNWIAGVRTPWTLDDDEVWEQTNHRAALALKIAGVLALGGLVFPEAGFVFFLIPIVAAVVYVTIYSYVAYRRRRAT; encoded by the coding sequence ATGAGATACCGCCGCCCTCGGGCCGTCGGTGTCGCGGCGATCGTGCTCGCTGGCCTCGCGAGCGCCGCCGTCTACCCGGAGCTCCCGGCCAGGATGGCGACCCACTGGGGCGCGAGCGGCGAGGTCGACGGCACGATGTCGCGGCTTGTGGGTGCGTTCTTCCTCCCGGTGTTCAGCATCGGCGTCTACGCGGTCTTGCTGGTCGCGCCGCGTCTCGATCCTGACGACCAGAACATCGAGTCGTTCCGGGGCGCGTACGAGTGGTTCGCCGCCGGCATGATGTGGTTTCTTGGTTACGTCCACGGGCTCACGCTGCTTTGGAACCTCGGCGTCCAGCCACCCATCGGTGCGGCGCTCGCGCCGGGTCTTGCCGCGGTGCTCTACGCGAGCGGACTCCTCGTCGAGCGTGCCGAACCGAACTGGATCGCTGGCGTCCGCACCCCGTGGACGCTCGACGATGACGAGGTGTGGGAACAGACCAACCACCGCGCCGCGCTCGCGCTAAAAATCGCGGGCGTGCTCGCGCTCGGCGGACTCGTCTTTCCCGAAGCCGGTTTCGTGTTCTTCCTCATCCCGATCGTGGCCGCCGTCGTGTACGTCACCATCTACTCCTACGTCGCGTACAGACGCCGGCGGGCGACATGA
- a CDS encoding YeeE/YedE family protein — translation MSASDTRHPLFVPLIAVGGSLFGFGLAYSGMARPEIVLDFLQLEDLGLLFVMGGAAAVTGTVITLAMRHLDRAPLTGDPYGKRERSFDRSVLLGGAVFGVGWGISGLCPGSAYASLGIGNYPILLGIAGMFLGAYAQGYWRAYRQETDRTVTPSD, via the coding sequence ATGAGCGCGAGCGATACCCGTCACCCGCTGTTCGTGCCGCTGATCGCCGTCGGCGGATCGCTGTTCGGGTTCGGCCTCGCCTACAGCGGGATGGCGAGACCCGAGATCGTCCTCGATTTCCTCCAGTTGGAGGATCTCGGACTCCTCTTCGTGATGGGCGGAGCGGCGGCCGTCACTGGAACCGTCATCACGCTTGCGATGCGCCACCTCGACCGTGCACCGCTCACCGGCGATCCCTACGGCAAACGCGAGCGATCCTTCGACCGCAGCGTGCTCCTCGGCGGAGCGGTCTTCGGCGTCGGCTGGGGGATCTCGGGGCTCTGTCCCGGCTCGGCGTACGCCAGTCTCGGCATCGGGAACTACCCGATCCTACTCGGGATTGCCGGGATGTTCCTCGGTGCGTACGCTCAGGGCTACTGGCGCGCGTATCGACAGGAAACCGATAGAACGGTCACACCGAGCGACTGA
- a CDS encoding MBL fold metallo-hydrolase, whose amino-acid sequence MSDEAFPDPAVDVESIEPNELKERIDDSEGVFLLDTCSSEAFEEWHIDEPNVTVRNVPYFEFLLGDVDEEVFDAIPDDRDVTVLCAKGDSSEYVAGLLAERGYEVRHLARGMNGWAELYESHELAIDADATIVQYQRASSGCLSYLVVSGDEAAVVDPLRPFADTYHQDARTLGAEITAALDTHIHADHISGARRVAAGTDAEAFLPASAAERGVDDDTAYSTIEDGETIAVGETDIEAFHTPGHTSGMTAYRVGNALFAGDGLFIESVARPDLEAGAEGTADAAEQLHETLHERVLELPDETIVAPGHFSGNAEADDGTYTARLGDLESRMDALGMDRAAFVDLVQSDMPPRPSNYEAIVATNLGEREPTDEEAFALELGPNNCAASQDVLTSD is encoded by the coding sequence ATGAGTGACGAAGCGTTTCCCGACCCGGCTGTCGATGTCGAATCGATCGAGCCGAACGAACTGAAAGAGCGCATCGACGACAGCGAGGGCGTGTTCCTGCTCGACACGTGTTCGAGTGAGGCGTTCGAGGAGTGGCACATCGACGAACCGAACGTTACCGTCCGGAACGTGCCGTACTTCGAATTCCTGCTCGGCGATGTCGACGAGGAGGTCTTTGATGCGATCCCTGACGACCGGGACGTGACGGTTCTCTGCGCGAAGGGTGATTCGAGCGAGTACGTCGCCGGTCTGCTGGCCGAACGCGGCTACGAGGTGCGTCATCTCGCACGCGGCATGAACGGCTGGGCGGAGCTCTACGAATCCCATGAACTCGCCATCGATGCCGACGCCACAATCGTCCAGTACCAGCGCGCCTCCAGCGGCTGCCTCTCGTATCTCGTCGTTAGCGGCGACGAGGCCGCGGTCGTCGATCCACTCCGACCGTTCGCCGACACCTATCACCAGGACGCGCGCACGCTGGGTGCGGAGATCACGGCCGCGCTCGACACCCACATCCACGCCGACCACATCAGTGGAGCCCGACGCGTCGCCGCAGGAACCGACGCGGAGGCGTTCCTTCCTGCATCCGCCGCCGAGCGTGGTGTCGACGACGACACTGCCTATTCGACGATCGAGGACGGCGAGACGATCGCCGTCGGCGAGACCGATATCGAGGCGTTTCACACGCCCGGGCACACGTCGGGAATGACCGCCTACCGGGTCGGGAACGCCCTGTTCGCCGGCGACGGTCTGTTCATCGAAAGCGTCGCTCGTCCCGATCTCGAAGCGGGAGCCGAAGGCACAGCCGACGCCGCAGAACAGCTCCACGAGACGTTGCACGAGCGTGTGCTGGAGCTTCCCGACGAGACCATCGTCGCTCCAGGCCACTTCAGCGGGAACGCCGAGGCCGACGACGGCACGTACACGGCTCGACTCGGCGACCTCGAATCCCGGATGGACGCACTCGGAATGGATCGTGCGGCGTTCGTCGATCTCGTCCAGTCGGATATGCCGCCACGACCGAGCAACTACGAGGCAATCGTCGCGACCAACCTCGGCGAACGCGAGCCGACCGACGAGGAGGCGTTCGCGCTCGAACTGGGCCCGAACAACTGTGCGGCGAGCCAGGACGTGCTGACGAGCGACTGA
- a CDS encoding class I SAM-dependent methyltransferase, whose product MGYHTFDAARADKLEETAWRYRFLSAEELLWALSPSPEHAVADLGSGTGFYTDDVAPHASEVYAVDVQEAMHEYYREKGVPANVELVTTDIEELPFENGSLDAAFSTMTYHEFASDDAFAAIHRVLGPTGRLAIVDWTATGTGENGPPLDERYTVGAAADSLRDHGFAIEHEISRPETFLLVATIE is encoded by the coding sequence ATGGGGTACCACACCTTCGACGCCGCACGAGCCGACAAGCTGGAGGAGACGGCGTGGCGCTACCGGTTTCTCTCGGCCGAGGAGCTGCTGTGGGCGCTTTCGCCGTCGCCGGAGCATGCTGTCGCCGACCTCGGCAGCGGGACGGGGTTTTACACAGACGACGTCGCGCCGCATGCAAGCGAGGTCTACGCGGTCGATGTCCAGGAGGCGATGCACGAGTACTACCGCGAGAAGGGCGTGCCGGCGAACGTCGAACTCGTGACGACGGACATCGAGGAGCTCCCGTTCGAGAACGGGAGTCTCGACGCCGCGTTCTCGACGATGACCTATCACGAGTTCGCGAGCGACGACGCGTTCGCGGCAATTCACCGGGTGCTCGGGCCCACAGGACGACTCGCCATCGTCGATTGGACTGCCACAGGCACCGGCGAGAACGGCCCACCGCTCGACGAACGGTACACCGTCGGTGCAGCCGCGGATTCGCTCCGTGACCACGGGTTCGCGATCGAGCACGAGATCAGTCGTCCGGAGACGTTTCTGCTGGTCGCGACGATCGAGTAG
- a CDS encoding YeeE/YedE family protein, giving the protein MIEQFDVLTVIGQASLAGLFPRGIGQYAIGGVLIGLGVSIIYLGTAITPGASTFFESTLSYVSTIPRFNRAKYLATRDWRLVFTLSMVAGAAVYALLFGQGGWTTDVQPWRLLGGGVLVGVGTRIGKGCTSGHGINGLASLSRTSFANVATFMAVAIGAALSMQAIGVTP; this is encoded by the coding sequence ATGATCGAACAGTTCGACGTCCTGACGGTCATCGGACAGGCGTCGCTCGCGGGGCTGTTCCCCCGCGGGATCGGCCAGTACGCCATCGGCGGCGTCCTCATCGGGCTTGGGGTTTCGATCATCTACCTCGGAACAGCGATCACGCCGGGTGCGAGCACGTTCTTCGAGTCGACGCTGTCGTACGTCTCGACGATCCCGCGATTCAACCGGGCGAAATATCTCGCCACACGTGACTGGCGGCTCGTTTTCACGCTGAGCATGGTCGCCGGCGCGGCCGTCTACGCCCTCCTCTTCGGACAGGGTGGCTGGACGACCGACGTCCAGCCGTGGCGACTGCTCGGCGGTGGCGTCCTCGTCGGTGTCGGGACGCGGATCGGGAAGGGCTGTACCTCCGGCCACGGGATCAACGGGCTGGCGTCGCTGTCGCGGACCTCGTTCGCGAACGTCGCGACGTTCATGGCAGTCGCGATTGGGGCCGCGCTCTCGATGCAGGCGATCGGGGTGACGCCATGA
- a CDS encoding competence/damage-inducible protein A, whose amino-acid sequence MRVGLVSVGDELLAGDTVNTNAAWLGSRLTERGATVERCVVVPDRIETIAEVVTELHDRHDAVLVTGGLGPTHDDLTMDAVARAFDRDLEASDEAIEWLAEHGGYERADLAAGTADLPAGARVLHNEAGVAPGCVVESVYVFPGVPAEMHAMFETVAGEFSGTTTHVEWVHAAEPESALLDRIAAVRERFDVTVGSYPGEHVRLKLQSDDADEASAAAAWLTERVDVAEPADRDGGADDVSGE is encoded by the coding sequence ATGCGCGTTGGCCTGGTCTCGGTCGGCGACGAACTCCTCGCGGGCGACACCGTGAACACCAACGCCGCGTGGCTCGGCAGCCGACTCACCGAGCGCGGCGCGACCGTCGAGCGGTGCGTCGTGGTGCCCGATCGGATCGAGACGATCGCCGAGGTCGTCACCGAGCTCCACGACCGCCACGACGCCGTGCTCGTCACGGGCGGGCTCGGGCCGACCCACGACGACCTCACGATGGATGCCGTCGCGCGCGCGTTCGATCGCGATCTCGAAGCAAGCGACGAGGCGATCGAGTGGCTCGCCGAGCACGGCGGCTACGAGCGCGCGGATCTCGCCGCGGGCACCGCAGACCTCCCGGCTGGCGCACGAGTGCTCCACAACGAGGCCGGGGTCGCGCCGGGCTGCGTGGTCGAGTCGGTGTACGTGTTTCCCGGCGTCCCAGCGGAGATGCACGCGATGTTCGAGACGGTCGCGGGGGAGTTCTCGGGCACAACCACCCACGTCGAGTGGGTCCACGCCGCCGAACCCGAGAGCGCGCTGCTCGATCGGATCGCCGCCGTCAGGGAGCGCTTCGACGTTACAGTGGGAAGCTATCCGGGCGAGCACGTCCGGCTCAAGCTCCAGAGCGACGATGCCGACGAGGCGTCGGCGGCGGCCGCGTGGCTCACGGAACGCGTCGACGTGGCGGAGCCAGCGGATAGAGATGGCGGAGCCGACGACGTCTCCGGAGAGTGA
- a CDS encoding helix-turn-helix domain-containing protein: MPDSMAEYLRADMECEGLLECFHGLTDLDRDCFEVVVSHDNALTVDEIAEEVDRERSTVYRSLQRLLQAGFVQKEQVNYEQGGYYHVFRPTDPDVVADEMQRMLNDWYAKMGQLIGEFRTKYEPSDQPTAAVEG, encoded by the coding sequence ATGCCCGACTCGATGGCGGAGTATCTTCGTGCGGACATGGAGTGTGAGGGGCTCCTCGAATGTTTCCACGGTCTGACCGATCTCGACCGGGACTGCTTCGAAGTCGTCGTCAGTCATGACAACGCCCTGACTGTCGATGAGATCGCCGAGGAAGTCGACCGGGAACGCTCGACGGTGTATCGCTCGCTCCAGCGACTGCTCCAGGCGGGGTTCGTCCAGAAGGAGCAGGTCAACTACGAACAGGGTGGCTACTATCACGTCTTCCGGCCGACCGATCCCGATGTCGTCGCTGACGAGATGCAACGCATGTTGAACGACTGGTACGCGAAGATGGGGCAGCTCATCGGGGAGTTCCGGACGAAGTACGAGCCGTCCGATCAGCCCACGGCGGCCGTCGAGGGGTGA